The DNA sequence AACATACAGAAAGCTACCGTTTACCGCCACACAGCGACCCGCcccgtttttaattttttatgtggcgaaaatcatcctattCGTTTTccaagtgtcagactcttactgactaaaaactaccacgttcctactcctgcactTCGATCTGGAGCCTCGACaccccgctagacagtccgcagctccgggtccgGCCTTACTGGACCTCATTGTGGTAGTCTGATGATGAGACATAAGGTCTGGTTCTGGAAGGATGGTGAGCTAACCTTGGTTaatagtcacgccttttatccctgaatgtgttggcagaggtgcacattatggcacgtaatgccactgtacaatgtacaccagtTTTTGCGATAAGGTAAACAGTGTTTGTTTCGATTTTTATCGATGATATCCGGATCAAAAGGGGGATTCACCACGGGTGATTGATggctttaattttcatattaaattaaataggtataatgaATACGAATACaatgtcacgtcttttatcctcgaaggggtaggtagaggtgcaaatcgcggcacgtaatgctattATAGCATccttttttcaccatttgtgttataagtctcatgtaatagggggtcagCCTATTTCCATTTGCTGGccaaattccagactccgtgttgaAAAAATCCCAGGTACTTGTCCGGACCGgatattgtagatatttttatacgggatgatttttcaattattttctaccctcaaaaaaaaaaaacaaaacactcacACAGTAAAACACGAGGCAATAAGTCGTTGCACATCAGCTTTCTGCGACTAAATGTTGTCACTTCAAATCACAAAGAAAAGTAGGTAATGtcaaatgataaaatatatttttagtattcaattaatcacattcatcatcatcatcatcagccgagagacgtccactgctgtaTAAAGGcctttagtcctccacgtagaacgacaagccgccacctgcatccactggctccccgccactctgacgatgtcgtcggtccacctagtgggaggtctgcccacgctgcgtcttccggtccgcggtcgccactcagtcaccttcctggcccagcggccatcagtcctccgagcgacgtggcctgcccattgccacttcagcctgcatattttgagagctatgtctgtaactcttgttctttggcgaatttccatatttcggattttgtcgcgcaaagatactccgagcatagctctctccatcgcgcgctgggcgactctgagcctttctaaaaggccagcagttagggaccatgtctcggtaccgtacgtcatcactggcaacacacactggttgtacatcctggtcttcagacactgcgggatttttgacgagaagacttcatgcaacttcccaaatgctgcccatccgagttggattcttcgagcgacctctttctcgaagttggacctacctagctggatgatctgacccaggtatgtgtagtggtctacaacttcgagtatatcgttcccaacgacaaccggtataggtgcaacatggacatttgacatgattttcgtcttgtccatgttcattttaaggcccacctgttgggaaacggtattgaggtcgctgagcatggtgttcagctcttccagcgactctgccattacgactatgtcatcggcgaaacggagatgagtgatgtattcgccattaatgttgatgccgcgtccgctccagtccaagagcttaaaaacgtcctccagtgcgttcgtgaacagtttcggagatataacgtctccctgtctcacgcccttccgcaactggattggcctcgtagtctcttcctggagtcggatgcgcatggtggcgttgttatacaaacacttcaaaacctcgatgtatctatagtcgatgtggcaccgctggagagactgcagcaccgcccaggtttcgattgaatcgaaggctttctcatagtccacaaacgccaagcatagtggcaagttatactcctcggtcttctgtataatctgccgcagcgtatgaatgtggtctatggtactgaaaccttttcggaatccggcttgttcgggaggctggaagtcatcaagcctgcgttcgagacggttcgtgatgaccctcgaaaacagcttatacacatggctcagaagtgagataggtctgtagttctttagcagacagttgtcgccttttttaaagaacagaaccaccacactccgttgccatgctaccggcgtggttccctcgagtatgacggaattgaatagcttctggaggactaaaagtatcggttttccacccgctcgcagaagttccgacgtgattccgtcatcgcccggcgccttgttgtttttaagctgtttgagagccatcctaatctcgtacaggctgatgtctgggatatcctcagtgtagtgccgcgtcagtttagctcttgggtcccgagctgtaccgacgatgggttgccgtgttgaggtgtataactgtccgtaaaacctctcgagctctccgaggatctcggacttcgacgagatgacgctgccatcctcggtcttcagcctcgtcatttggctttgcccaacagacgaatcaCATTGGAATTAATCACATTGGAAGGGGTTTATTTTCTGTTGATTAAGATTGCactgttgttattttataattaatattttcctgcAGATAATGACCTATCTACGTATCTTATCACACATCAGGGATATATAAGTCGGACgttcaatttttaaattcattaaagaTTTTTGGCTTCAAGCAACCGACTGGCTACTGCAGTTTTCAAGAGACAACAGAGAAATATTGGAATACaaggtatgtttttattgtactgtttttatattattataaattctaaaaaatgtttatttggaaatatttcaattatcttGAACATTGATTAATTGTACTTTTTCATTTCCAAACCAGGTTTTTACGTTTTTTGTCCAAACGTCACACATTACATAAagtttatactttttaaatgtagCCCCACTCTAGGGCTTtatcctccttctgcgaagcagtcatgctagctaaggaggaggcggggcgcgtgagagaacaaacatcctcacgccccagccgccgcgagagacactccgggcgtcggggatcgcgagacgatctccggccaccgtaagtgtgggcctgcggacggcgagcaagggtagctcgccgcccgaccagatccagacccgtgcgtgcggcgcgtcgcgttccgcgcgcgcctcaaagagccatcagaccaccacagatggggcccaacagggctgatgcctgatccggagctgcggactacctagcgggtttaccggggctccggctcgaaaagcaggagaaggaacggggtggtttttagtcagtaagagtctgacactccctctcgcctcgcccaaggcgagaaaagtcattggatgattttcccccctcaaaaaaaaaaaaaaaaaaaaaagggcttTATCCTGTGCGTGACGTGTGTGAATGTGGTGCGTTtaaacaaacttacaagttcacatatacctcatacccagacccgaaacaacaatttgtggatcacagaaagatttgctacacgttgcgcggcagctgattgcccagccgccgcgccaactgtgcagtcaaaatattacaccataaaatattttaacaaattatcTCTTTTCACTCAGTAGACTCCTAAAACATCCGCGGAATGAGTAGGCTGTGTGGAGACAGCAGAGTTAGTAAGAAATTCTTTTGTCACTTGCTCTATTGGTTTTACCGTTCCAGTTATCCTGTCGATCGGACTAGCTAAACGGGTGCCATGCCGCTCAGATAATATATCAGTCTTTGGTCAGTGGATAAAAGTGGACAACATGCTGTTTCAGATGAAGACCTTCATCATCATCGCATTGCTGTCAGCACTAGCAGCCTGCTGTAGTGCCAGTGTCCTCCCGAGCGAGGAGATGGCCGGAGGCATCACTGTGGTGGAAAATGCTGATGAGGCAGAGCTCCAGAAATTCCTGTCTACCCGCCAGGCGTCAAACGAAACTGAGCTTTTATTTGAGTAAGTGGGAACTAAGCGAGGTATATAACGggtgattttttaagtggttaggatttgattttcaaataatgaaaaaattgaTGAAATCTTTATTGGAATCGATAGAACGATCAatatagttttatgtttaatgatGATTTCCAAATGCTGGCCGCGGCTCCGGTTTAGATGGCCCATTCGCAAGACACACTCTCTCCAACATACCAGCCGGTATATCACGAATAAATGCTTCAATATTGGCTCCCAGTGCGTCAATCGTTGCTGGTTTATCCCTGTAGACATGAGTGTTAACATGGCCCCACAAGAAATAGTCCAAAGGCGTTAGATCACACGATCTAGGCCCAAACTGTTTACCGAAGGCGGCTCTCATTGTTTCGCGTGTCGTGTGGCATGTGGCACtgtcttgttgaaaccacaatATGTCAGGCATGACCAATTCTTGCATTTTGGCCAAAAAATGCtcctgaatttatttttaaaactttattcataattcacaaaatgcaaaatacaaaaatatattgatagattattatctttaataatTTCAGGTCCAACTTCTTCGTGCCAGCCATTCCGGGCGAAGCGGTAGTACACCGTATCGAGTACATTGGCGCACCAAACACTAAGGTATAAATTTGTACTCACGTTTTATATCATCAACATCAGCCTATACGCTTGTATAACTATCACTGCAAAGCAACGCAGAGGTGTATCCAATCACCACACTACCCCAATGCGGATTTCAATCTTAATAATCTTAAGaattacatataatttggaaaaagtaACTCTGCCAAGTGGCAAAGTATACTTGACAGTTGTCGAACTCGCAGTCTTATGCACTCTGACATTATAACAAACTGTTTTTTGTAAACCCCCGACAAAAGGCTTGTAAGTTATTCGGCACTGTATTTCAgtgtttaaattgtttaaaacataagtcctttttctttctttctagatAACCACCACTCATAGAAACCACTTTCCACCTTTGCCATCTCTAGTGCACACTGCAGGCTGGCTGACCAACAATCTCGTCATGACTTTGACTTCACAAGTCGGCGGCAGTATGCTTGGTAGTGTGAAAATTTATGGCTACGTGCACGGAAACTAGTAAATAGTAccgtatattatgtactaatgCCAGTAAGTCAAGCTACCCCACTCTGtcaattacattttcaactttatatccgAACAATACAGCTGATAAAGTTTGATAGAAAAGAGTGGCTTGATCTGCTGGCTATTACAATAATGCCAGCTTGTCGAGTTTCTTCAAAACTGtcaagattttaaattttaaattagttgcCCTACATTGCTGGACTTTCCTGGGCCAACTTCATTGTGTGctattttcaaacaattttggtCCATAATTTAAAGTGAATTGAGTTCAAAATTTCTTTCTCTTTACACGTTCATCGCGTATAAACAATAATGAACTCCAATACAGATATACACAGACTTTTTCCTAAGATGGAATTAGGTAGAAAACATTCAATTCTGGGGACCAAAAAGAACCATTATTTTGAAAGATTGAAGCAGTTTGATGTACTTGGCACCTGTAACAACGTCCGAACTGTAATTGGCCAAACATGATTTGTCTACTTGAAGCtcattttatcattataattatgcatatttttcTGGTAAATTGTTAGTAAGTCTCGATTAATTTGAAGCCACACCGGCGCTTATATCGAGACTtacatttttcttaatatttacttaaataatttaatcgaTTTCCCTATAATcctgtcaatatttttttattctatcttatattataatatgtatcattaaaataacattataatgtaatagttgttttattcattatttcatagacatttgtataatttgttttgagTTGAAATatattgcctcgttggtcgattaGTCGCTAGTGCGAGTGCCAAACAAGGGCtctcgggcaaagtattgctgggcttttttcggtttttcgaaaacttctcagtagtagcacggagtctggaattgtgccaataggtatatggcaataggctcaccccctattacatgggacttataacacaaatggtgaacagtGGTTCTAAGTGCctaaatgtgcacctctgcctacccctttgggggtaaaaggcgtgacattgtgtttgtgtgtgttcaaatatttttatcaaaatacatttcacttggcatacatttttttattcatagccCACggtcccgtaggataaaaatcCTTTAAACTAagccagctcataccctatctgtgtagcaaatttcatcaaaattcgtttagAAGTTTCagacatccaaacaaacaaacaaacttaaagaaaatattgtgtgtataataagtattagtTAGTGTATTGTTagttaagtgtgagagagccatgcttcgggacgaatgagccggctcgaccggagtgataccacggcctcacagaaaaccgacgtgagacaacgcttgcgttgtgtttcgttgtgtgagagcaactaccggaggtccaattactccccttcccaatcccattgtaatgcctctagtgtttcgagttTCCTtgggtggcggcaattgcttaccatcaggtgatccgtctgatcgtttgcTGGCTTATTTCAAAAAACAGAATAATAGCGAAAGGAGATGGATATAAATTACTCCACGTTTCCGATGAATTTAGTaggtagaaataaaaaaataataaaaaaactcatattttttatttaggtagtttttaatattacttttattttattctattataacCATAGGTGCAAAGTTCTAATCAATACAGCTTAACTAAGCCAAATACAAGGTAGCTactgttccggagctgcggaaaacgtaacaggttaccggggctcggatagtattttttttaaacatgagaacttaagacgggatatttaccattagGTAGCATATtcgtttttgtgagtttccgatatttcggctaTAATG is a window from the Spodoptera frugiperda isolate SF20-4 chromosome 10, AGI-APGP_CSIRO_Sfru_2.0, whole genome shotgun sequence genome containing:
- the LOC118277162 gene encoding uncharacterized protein LOC118277162 isoform X5 codes for the protein MKTFIIIALLSALAACCSASVLPSEEMAGGITVVENADEAELQKFLSTRQASNETELLFESNFFVPAIPGEAVVHRIEYIGAPNTKITTTHRNHFPPLPSLVHTAGWLTNNLVMTLTSQVGGSMLGSVKIYGYVHGN